The Antedon mediterranea chromosome 7, ecAntMedi1.1, whole genome shotgun sequence genome has a segment encoding these proteins:
- the LOC140054791 gene encoding dual specificity protein kinase TTK-like, with amino-acid sequence MCNFNNDKSWLLKIAEDGNQPEDWLEYLKVIEKRENSNASTLNVIYNKAIRDIPVYKHKKNDNYATILINSARLRALQDVDEARTLFKFSRANIRFLARIHVAAAQLELDIGDTLKCRSVLRKGIDVGAAPIELLKTALARLKAGEKILNPQCNGLNIADVAGHQIRYSSHDHSEDSTNTASYLEVDPAVSLKKRQRNPSGITEDTDSMLKQMPDTQHASASNTLATTHKIRKLETSTTSLLALQQRISALKANSTSSTSTKNLTAELKDCSTDKDWLNRIAEDGNKPEDWLKYLKVIEKRENSNASTLNIIYNKAIRDIPVYKHKKNDNYATILINSARLNATQDVDEARRLFKFARANVRFISRIHIAAAQLELDTGDTIKCRRILCKAIEVGATPIEYLKTAQARLEDGEKILNPQCNGIILADAATNQQTVSSSHSMQMNSSDNKTEETDTMMWLKRQKHLSQSASKQSCVTPLTKPPVVTSTSTAGKHKMRSLGAPMRVKRDVLPNVQEDVQDDDKPLLHGIAPLSDRHSSRSDSSDNTDSSLQSTLPSLTFSLLGRSNQDNGADRHDKKRASCKLFLSPNKSQAPSEMQIDSQKVSAPSSLMSSKQHPTCKASTAVLPPSSSTPHPSHGPVFTPLPINTTPPDIPASVMATASSKPVVSPPSAIKPAVISPPVLKSSPVVTPPVTVKAIVQPPPVVHSAPVVNFQQPPMQNTSKNVIYVNNKLYTILKLVGKGGSSKVYQVYSPDLKNVLAIKRVDLELADDLTKQGYINEITLLTQLQKKTEKIIKLYDFELTDSFIVMVMECGSIDLSTFLRRNKNISEDKIRFYWREMLEAVNVIHQEGIVHSDLKPANFLFVEATLKLIDFGIANAIQVDQTSVLRDQQIGTLNYMSPEAIQDTSPPPPIDSSGRRKPRLKINCRSDVWSLGCILYYMVYGKTPFQHITNGLMKLQAIIDPHQEIHFPAISNKDLHDVLQKCLIRNPKHRPSIDTLLEHPFLVKKTPDEECRSLSDSGTCQLSSNQLQALISQLSSVRVHSPRSMSAISNAKVLIEQLQKGNGLAEVSTEVDQRILGSDPPATPVLEMAPPLSQPPTKQARSASRQPLQSVNMVDVYKTQGDMKQGMASSKHRNESNDKENFAMRESMVNQ; translated from the exons ATGTGCAATT TTAATAATGATAAATCATGGCTACTTAAGATTGCTGAAGATGGAAACCAACCGGAGGACTGGTTAGAATATCTCAAAGTAATTGAGAAACGAGAAAACAGCAATGCATCAACTTTGAATGTAATCTACAATAAAGCAATAAGGGATATTCCAGTTTATAAACACAAGAAAAATGACAACTATGCAACGATACTCATCAATTCTGCCCGATTGAGAGC aCTACAAGATGTAGATGAAGCAAGAACATTGTTTAAATTCTCCAGGGCTAATATTAGGTTTCTTGCAAGGATCCATGTTGCGGCTGCCCAGCTGGAACTTGATATTG GTGATACATTAAAATGTAGAAGTGTTCTACGCAAGGGCATTGACGTCGGAGCTGCTCCAATTGAGTTATTGAAGACCGCACTAGCTCGTCTAAAAGCTGGTGAGAAGATTCTCAACCCACAATGCAATGGGCTTAACATAGCAGACGTGGCAGGTCATCAAATTAGGTATTCGTCACATGACCACAGTGAGGATAGCACAAACACAGCAAGCTATTTAGAAGTTGATCCTGCTGTCAGTCTCAAGAAAAG GCAGCGAAATCCAAGTGGTATAACTGAAGATACAGATTCAATGTTGAAACAAATGCCTGATACCCAGCATGCATCAGCTAGCAATACTCTGGCAACCACACACAAAATAAG GAAATTGGAAACTTCAACGACGTCATTGTTGGCGCTGCAACAACGCATTTCAGCGTTAAAAGCAAATAGTACATCAAGTACATCGACAAAGAACTTAACTGCCGAACTTAAAGATT GTTCTACTGACAAAGATTGGCTCAATAGGATTGCTGAAGATGGAAACAAACCAGAGGACTGGTTAAAATATCTCAAAGTAATTGAGAAACGAGAAAACAGCAATGCATCAACTTTGAATATAATCTACAATAAAGCAATAAGGGATATTCCAGTTTATAAACACAAGAAAAATGACAACTATGCAACAATACTTATTAATTCTGCCAGACTAAATGC GACGCAAGATGTGGATGAAGCAAGAAGATTGTTTAAATTTGCGAGAGCTAATGTTAGGTTTATCTCAAGAATACACATTGCAGCCGCACAGCTAGAACTTGATACCG GTGATACAATAAAATGCAGGAGAATTTTGTGCAAAGCAATTGAGGTCGGAGCAACTCCAATTGAATACTTAAAGACCGCACAAGCAAGGTTAGAAGATGGCGAGAAGATTCTAAACCCACAATGCAATGGGATTATTTTAGCCGATGCAGCAACCAATCAACAGACCGTATCATCAAGCCATAGCAT gcAGATGAATTCCAGCGACAATAAAACAGAAGAAACAGACACGATGATGTGGCTGAAGAGACAAAAACATCTGTCACAGAGCGCTTCAAAACAGTCATGTGTCACTCCGCTAACAAAACCACCTGTAGTAACAAGTACAAGTACGGCTGGAAAACACAAAATGAG GTCATTAGGTGCTCCGATGCGAGTCAAAAGAGATGTGTTACCAAACGTACAAGAAGATGTTCAAGACGATGACAAACCCCTGCTACACGGGATTGCGCCTCTAAGTGATCGTCACTCATCTCGCTCAGATTCAAGCGATAACACAGATTCATCGCTCCAGAGCACACTACCGTCTCTCACATTCAGTTTGCTGGGAAGGTCAAATCAGGATAATGGTGCAGATCGACATGATAAGAAGAGGGCATCATGCAAGCTATTTTTAAGTCCAAATAAAAG CCAAGCACCATCAGAGATGCAAATAGATTCGCAAAAAGTGTCTGCACCATCAAGCCTAATGTCATCTAAGCAGCATCCAACATGTAAAGCCTCAACAGCTGTTTTGCCACCCTCATCAAGCACCCCTCATCCATCACATGGCCCTGTGTTTACCCCTCTCCCTATTAATACCACCCCACCAGACATTCCAGCTTCTGTAATGGCCACTGCCAGCAGCAAGCCTGTTGTTTCTCCTCCTTCAGCAATAAAACCTGCAGTAATTTCACCTCCTGTACTAAAATCTTCTCCCGTTGTAACCCCTCCTGTAACTGTGAAAGCTATAGTTCAACCCCCTCCTGTTGTCCATTCTGCACCAGTGGTAAACTTCCAACAACCACCAATGCAA AACACAAGTAAGAATGTTATCTACGTTAACAACAAGTTGTACACAATTTTAAAGCTTGTAGGCAAGGGAGGATCATCAAAG gtgTACCAAGTGTACAGTCCAGACTTAAAGAACGTGCTAGCGATTAAACGAGTCGACCTAGAGTTAGCCGATGACCTCACAAAACAAGGATACATCAATGAGATTACGTTGCTTACACAACTTCAGAAGAAAACAGAAAAGATTATTAAACTCTATGATTT TGAGTTAACAGACTCGTTCATTGTAATGGTGATGGAATGTGGTAGCATAGATTTATCCACATTCTTACGACGTAACAAGAACATTAGCGAGGACAAGATACGATTTTATTGGCGTGAGATGCTTGAAGCCGTCAACGTCATACATCAAGAAG GGATTGTACACAGTGACCTGAAGCCAGCCAACTTCCTATTTGTAGAAGCTACGTTAAAACTGATTGACTTTGGCATTGCAAATGCAATTCAGGTGGACCAGACTAGTGTGTTAAGAGATCAACAGATTGGCACCCTAAATTACATGTCCCCTGAGGCAATCCAGGACACCTCTCCCCCTCCTCCAATCGACTCATCTGGCCGCCGAAAACCAAGGCTTAAG ataaattGTCGGAGTGATGTATGGTCGTTAGGTTGTATACTTTACTACATGGTGTATGGCAAAACACCATTCCAACACATCACCAATGGATTGATGAAGTTACAGGCTATTATTGACCCTCATCAAGAAATACACTTTCCAGCCATTAGTAATAAAGATCTTCACGATGTATTGCAG AAATGTTTGATTCGTAACCCAAAACACCGTCCATCCATTGATACACTGTTGGAGCATCCATTCCTGGTGAAAAAGACTCCAG ATGAAGAATGTAGAAGTTTATCTGACTCTGGAACCTGTCAACTATCATCCAATCAACTGCAAGCGTTGATCAGTCAGCTGTCGTCAGTACGAGTTCATTCTCCTAGAAGTATGAGTGCAATATCAAATGCCAAG GTGTTGATTGAACAACTTCAGAAAGGAAATGGTCTGGCTGAAGTATCAACCGAGGTCGATCAAAGA ATTTTAGGTAGTGATCCTCCTGCTACGCCAGTCTTGGAGATGGCGCCCCCATTATCTCAACCGCCAACGAAGCAAGCAAGGTCTGCTAGTAGGCAGCCTCTACAATCAGTGAATATGGTTGATGTTTATAAGACACAAGGGGACATGAAACAAGGAATGGCAAGCAGCAAACACAGAAACGAATCCAATGATAAG gaAAATTTTGCCATGAGAGAAAGTATGGTAAACCAATGA